Proteins from one Malania oleifera isolate guangnan ecotype guangnan chromosome 4, ASM2987363v1, whole genome shotgun sequence genomic window:
- the LOC131153481 gene encoding protein SOB FIVE-LIKE 1-like, which translates to MESSQVLGVPEECSSSESGWTMYIGSPTHNYDYEGEDTNTEDGGGDDNNDKDNHSDNDDNNDDDESDDSMASDASSGPSHRELPHGSSAGKRGVDCFKHAGQDKNPKSSYGEKSQIQARQKTDERMAKAQKYKLGPEANSATSRVHSGAKVRKTK; encoded by the coding sequence ATGGAGTCTTCCCAAGTCCTTGGAGTCCCAGAAGAATGCAGCAGCAGCGAGTCTGGGTGGACAATGTATATTGGTTCCCCTACCCATAACTATGATTATGAAGGAGAAGATACCAATACCGAAGATGGTGGAGGTGATGACAACAATGACAAAGATAATCACAGTGACAACGATGACAACAACGATGACGATGAGAGTGATGATTCTATGGCATCAGATGCCTCCTCCGGTCCGAGTCACCGCGAACTTCCTCACGGAAGTAGTGCAGGGAAGCGTGGGGTGGATTGTTTCAAGCATGCAGGTCAGGATAAAAATCCCAAGTCCTCCTACGGTGAGAAGTCTCAGATACAGGCCAGGCAGAAGACAGATGAAAGGATGGCAAAAGCACAGAAATATAAGTTGGGTCCCGAGGCAAACAGTGCTACCAGCCGCGTTCACAGCGGAGCCAAGGTAAGGAAAACCAAGTAG
- the LOC131154567 gene encoding 6-phosphogluconate dehydrogenase, decarboxylating 2, producing the protein MATLSRIGLAGLAVMGQNLALNIAEKGFPISVYNRTTSKVDETVERAKQEGNLPLYGFHDPESFVRSLQKPRVIIMLVKAGAPVDQTIKTLSVFMEKGDCIIDGGNEWYENTERRQEAMAGLGLLYLGMGVSGGEEGARHGPSLMPGGSFEAYKYIEDILLKVAAQVPDSGPCVTYIGKGGSGNFVKMIHNGIEYGDMQLIAEAYDVLKSVGKLSNEELRIVFSEWNKGELLSFLIEITADIFGIKDDKGDGYLVDKVLDKTGMKGTGKWTVQQAADLSVAAPTIASSLDARFLSGLKEERVEAAKVFKSGGFGDILTDQAVDKVKLIDDVRQALYASKICSYAQGMNLIRAKSIEKGWDLKLGELARIWKGGCIIRAVFLDRIKRAYDRDSDLANLLVDPEFAKEMIERQSAWRRVVCLAINSGISTPGMSSSLAYFDTYRRDRLPANLVQAQRDYFGAHTYERTDIPGSFHTEWFKIAKQSKI; encoded by the coding sequence ATGGCTACCTTATCAAGAATTGGACTTGCTGGTCTTGCTGTCATGGGCCAAAACCTTGCCCTCAACATTGCCGAGAAAGGATTCCCTATTTCTGTATACAATCGAACGACCTCAAAAGTAGATGAGACGGTTGAACGAGCCAAACAGGAAGGAAACCTTCCTTTATATGGATTCCACGATCCTGAATCCTTTGTTCGTTCACTCCAAAAACCTCGTGTCATAATTATGCTCGTGAAGGCTGGTGCTCCAGTTGACCAGACTATCAAGACTCTATCCGTTTTCATGGAGAAAGGAGATTGTATTATTGATGGTGGTAATGAATGGTATGAAAATACAGAGAGGAGACAAGAGGCCATGGCTGGACTAGGTCTCCTTTATCTTGGAATGGGAGTTTCAGGTGGTGAGGAGGGTGCTCGACATGGGCCCTCTTTGATGCCTGGAGGTTCCTTTGAGGCCTACAAGTACATAGAAGACATCCTTCTCAAGGTGGCTGCCCAAGTTCCTGATAGTGGCCCTTGTGTTACCTATATTGGCAAAGGAGGATCTGGTAATTTTGTTAAGATGATTCACAATGGGATTGAATATGGTGATATGCAACTGATTGCAGAGGCCTATGATGTTCTGAAATCAGTTGGGAAACTCTCTAATGAGGAATTACGCattgtgttttcagaatggaacAAAGGGGAGCTCCTGAGCTTCTTGATTGAGATCACTGCAGACATATTTGGAATTAAGGATGATAAGGGAGATGGGTATTTGGTGGATAAGGTTTTGGATAAAACTGGCATGAAGGGTACAGGTAAATGGACAGTTCAGCAAGCTGCTGATCTCTCAGTTGCAGCGCCAACTATTGCGTCATCTTTGGATGCAAGATTCCTTAGTGGATTGAAAGAGGAAAGGGTTGAAGCTGCCAAGGTTTTCAAATCAGGTGGCTTTGGTGACATACTAACAGACCAAGCTGTGGACAAGGTGAAATTGATTGATGATGTGAGGCAAGCACTTTATGCGTCCAAAATATGTAGTTATGCCCAGGGAATGAATCTGATCCGTGCAAAGAGCATTGAGAAGGGATGGGACTTGAAACTTGGGGAACTGGCTAGGATTTGGAAGGGTGGTTGCATTATTCGTGCCGTATTTTTGGACCGTATCAAGAGGGCTTATGATAGGGACTCAGATCTTGCTAACCTTCTTGTAGACCCAGAGTTTGCGAAGGAGATGATTGAGCGACAGTCTGCTTGGCGAAGAGTTGTATGCCTTGCTATAAACTCGGGTATTAGCACCCCGGGAATGTCTTCAAGTCTTGCTTATTTTGACACATACAGGAGGGACAGGCTGCCTGCTAATCTGGTCCAAGCTCAAAGAGATTATTTTGGAGCTCATACTTATGAAAGGACTGATATACCAGGGTCATTCCATACGGAGTGGTTCAAGATTGCTAAACAGTCAAAGATCTGA